The Salvia miltiorrhiza cultivar Shanhuang (shh) chromosome 1, IMPLAD_Smil_shh, whole genome shotgun sequence genome has a window encoding:
- the LOC131007014 gene encoding receptor kinase-like protein Xa21 — MELSLQQNQFSGSLPSNMGLSLVKLSLFFNKLTGKIPTSITNASQLIMLELNRNSFTGSIPDLGNLRHLRYLRLWENNLTATESPNQQLTFLSSLTNCRDLEILEISNNSVMNGILPSSVGNLSTSLVTFSASNCGIRGVIPSEIGNLSSLQTLDLSGNQFTGSIPTTIGKLKQLGILYLYGNQLQGYIPHHLCRISNLVELYLSGNMLTSSIPECFGELKSLQTLSFASNKLNSTLPFNFFNLPGLINLDLSSNYLSGQLPDQIGSLTAINYLDLSSNKFSANVPNTIDGCESLESLFLSNNMLNGSIPESLGKVRGLTNLDLSSNNLSGVIPESLKNLGLESFNVSYNKLQGKIPDGGCFANFSFESFVQNSGLCGAARFQVPPCPRNRGRSRSETVALIMKYVVPPFIAAVILVLILVFLLKRRRQKNTPASADVSSVGVSWKIVSERELTQGTSSFSEINLLGRGSFGSVFKAMLSNETDVVAVKVFNLELEGALKSFDTESRILSTIRHRNLIKILGCCSNEQFKALILAYMPNGSLDKWLHSDVYVLDLMQRLDIAIDVALALEYLHHNHTFTIVHCDIKPNNVLLDEDMTAHVGDFGISKLFEDREAVTHTITMATIGYAAPEYGSEGKVSTQGDVYSYGILLLEIFTSKKPTDEMFSAEMGLKEWVGKALQENRMSGVVAPGLLSRQDPHFSAMEQCVSSVFDLVMKCLAFSPDERINMMQVAASLHKFKVTLEAAKKRQSRRS, encoded by the exons ATGGAACTCTCTCTTCAGCAGAATCAGTTTTCCGGTAGCCTTCCTTCAAACATGGGGCTCTCACTTGTGAagctttctttattttttaacaaaCTCACCGGCAAAATTCCAACCTCCATCACCAACGCTTCTCAGCTTATTATGTTGGAATTGAACAGAAACTCATTCACTGGCTCCATCCCCGACTTGGGTAATCTAAGACATCTGCGATACCTTCGCCTCTGGGAAAATAATTTGACAGCAACTGAATCTCCCAATCAACAACTCACATTTCTCTCTTCATTGACTAACTGTCGCGATTTGGAGATATTGGAAATATCAAACAATTCAGTGATGAATGGTATCCTCCCATCTTCCGTTGGGAATTTATCTACTTCTCTTGTCACTTTTTCAGCATCTAACTGCGGCATTAGAGGGGTTATTCCTTCTGAAATTGGAAACTTAAGCAGTTTGCAAACTTTGGATTTATCTGGGAATCAATTCACAGGATCAATCCCGACCACAATTGGAAAATTGAAGCAACTTGGAATATTATATCTTTATGGTAACCAGCTGCAAGGATATATCCCTCATCATCTTTGCAGAATCAGTAATTTGGTAGAGTTATATTTGAGTGGTAATATGCTCACAAGTTCAATACCTGAATGTTTTGGTGAACTTAAATCCCTTCAAACACTCTCTTTTGCCTCAAACAAGCTGAATTCCACACTTcctttcaacttcttcaatCTTCCAGGGCTCATAAATCTCGACTTGTCATCAAACTATCTGAGCGGTCAACTTCCTGATCAAATCGGAAGTTTGACGGCTATCAACTACCTAGACTTGTCTTCTAACAAGTTCTCAGCAAACGTTCCAAACACGATTGATGGTTGTGAATCACTCGAGTCCTTGTTTTTGTCAAATAATATGTTGAATGGATCCATCCCTGAATCTTTGGGGAAGGTCAGAGGCTTGACGAATCTGGATCTATCCAGTAATAATCTCTCTGGCGTGATACCCGAATCTCTGAAAAATCTGGGTCTCGAATCTTTCAATGTTTCTTACAACAAATTGCAAGGAAAGATTCCAGATGGGGGTTGCTTCGCCAACTTCAGTTTTGAATCTTTTGTTCAGAACTCTGGTCTATGCGGCGCTGCAAGATTTCAAGTGCCACCTTGTCCGAGAAATCGTGGAAGATCAAGATCGGAAACAGTTGCTCTGATAATGAAATATGTTGTGCCACCCTTCATTGCAGCTGTGATTTTAGTGCTCATCCTAGTTTTCCTGCTAAAGAGACGCAGACAAAAAAATACTCCAGCTTCTGCTGATGTTTCATCTGTGGGAGTGTCGTGGAAGATTGTCTCAGAAAGAGAACTCACGCAGGGGACGAGCTCGTTTAGTGAGATAAACCTACTGGGAAGAGGGAGCTTCGGCTCAGTGTTCAAAGCAATGCTTAGTAATGAAACAGATGTGGTAGCAGTCAAAGTGTTCAACTTGGAACTGGAAGGAGCGCTCAAGAGCTTTGACACGGAGAGCCGGATACTGAGCACCATTCGACACAGGAACTTGATCAAGATACTCGGCTGTTGCAGCAACGAGCAGTTCAAGGCCTTGATTCTTGCTTACATGCCTAATGGGAGTCTGGACAAATGGCTGCATTCCGACGTGTATGTTTTGGATCTGATGCAGAGGTTGGACATAGCCATAGACGTCGCGTTGGCCTTGGAATATCTTCACCACAATCACACGTTTACCATTGTGCATTGTGATATAAAGCCCAACAATGTGCTGCTTGATGAAGATATGACTGCTCATGTTGGTGATTTTGGCATTTCTAAGCTGTTTGAGGATAGGGAAGCTGTCACTCATACTATAACCATGGCAACTATCGGCTATGCAGCACCAG AGTATGGATCAGAAGGAAAAGTATCCACACAAGGGGATGTATATAGCTATGGGATATTGTTGTTAGAGATTTTTACGAGTAAGAAGCCAACGGATGAAATGTTCAGCGCGGAAATGGGCTTAAAGGAGTGGGTGGGGAAAGCATTACAAGAAAATAGGATGAGTGGAGTTGTGGCGCCTGGTTTGCTATCAAGACAAGATCCACATTTCTCTGCAATGGAGCAATGTGTGTCGTCTGTTTTTGATTTGGTGATGAAATGTTTGGCCTTTTCACCCGATGAGAGAATCAACATGATGCAAGTAGCAGCTTCATTGCACAAGTTCAAAGTTACACTAGAAGCAGCCAAGAAGAGGCAAAGCCGCAGATCTTGA
- the LOC131007013 gene encoding LRR receptor-like serine/threonine-protein kinase EFR: MGMGTSLLISFKLVLLISNILSSRAFDLSSDEDALLAFKNAITVDTNGVLSKSWVSNSSSSVCEWAGVSCGAKHRRVTALNLSGLALWGNLAPHLGNLTFLRSLDVSSNNFSGTLPTQLSKLRRLKGINAAFNNLSGEIPTAIFTNMSALEEIDLRSNKLSGQLPSDICSIDSPKLKRLFLRENQIHGNIPTRVYQCTELEELSLSINQFSGGIPTQIGNLSMLTLLSLYQNHLQGNIPPSIFNISSLESMYLFSNNLSGSIPTNLDSLPNLQELHLYSNNLAGAFNNLDYISIYSFRIS, encoded by the exons ATGGGCATGGGCACCTCTTTGTTAATTTCTTTTAAACTTGTGCTTTTAATTTCAAACATCTTGTCCTCACGGGCATTCGATTTGAGCAGTGATGAAGATGCTCTACTCGCTTTCAAAAATGCCATCACTGTAGACACAAACGGTGTGTTGAGCAAGAGCTGGGTGAGCAACAGTAGTAGTTCCGTGTGTGAGTGGGCGGGCGTGTCGTGCGGCGCCAAACACCGGAGGGTCACAGCCCTCAATCTCTCTGGGCTGGCGCTCTGGGGAAACCTCGCTCCGCATCTCGGAAACCTAACGTTTCTCCGCTCCTTGGACGTCAGCTCCAACAATTTCTCGGGCACCTTACCCACTCAGCTCTCTAAACTGCGGCGTTTGAAGGGAATAAACGCGGCGTTTAACAACCTCAGTGGAGAGATACCGACAGCTATCTTTACAAACATGTCTGCATTGGAAGAGATTGATCTCAGATCTAACAAGCTATCAGGCCAGCTCCCAAGTGATATATGCAGTATTGATTCTCCCAAACTGAAGAGATTGTTTCTCAGAGAGAATCAAATTCATGGGAATATTCCGACCAGAGTATACCAATGCACAGAGCTGGAGGAGCTGAGCTTGTCGATCAACCAGTTCAGTGGCGGCATACCAACTCAAATTGGGAATTTGAGCATGCTTACGCTTTTATCTCTATATCAAAACCATCTCCaag GAAATATTCCGCCTTCTATCTTCAACATTTCCTCGTTGGAATCCATGTACCTCTTCAGCAACAATCTCTCTGGAAGCATCCCCACCAATTTGGACAGTTTACCCAACCTCCAAGAGTTGCATCTGTACAGCAACAACTTAGCAGGTGCCTTCAACAACTTGGACTATATATCTATTTACTCCTTCAGAATTTCGTGA